A segment of the Bordetella flabilis genome:
AGGAGCGTTACCTCCAGGTGGTGCGCTACAAAACGGCCAAGCTTTTCGAGGCTGCCGCCCAGGCCGGCGCCGTGCTCGCTGGCGCGACCGCGGAACAGGAACAGGCGGCCGCCGCCTATGGCCGCCATATCGGCACGGCCTTCCAACTGGTCGACGACGTGCTGGACTATGGCGGCGATGCCGAGGCGCTGGGCAAGAATGTGGGCGACGACCTGCGCGAAGGCAAGCCCACGCTGCCGCTGATCCGCGTGATGGAAGTCGGCACCCCCGAACAGCAGCAACTGGTGCGCAGCGCCATCGAGACCGGCCATGCCGATTTCGAAGCCGTCGCGGCCGCCATCCACGCCACCGATGCGTTGCCGCACGCACTGGACGCGGCGCGCGCGGAAGCCGAGCTGGCGCGGCAGGCGCTGGCCGCGTACCCAATTTCCGTTTATCAGCAATCCCTGCTAGAATTCTGCGCTTTCGCGGTAAACCGTGATCGCTGATGCAGGCCAGTGCTGCATGGCAGTCAACAGGGTACGTGGACGGTAGACCGAAGGGCGTGATTGCACGTTGGCCATCTTGGTACAAGGTTGCCTTCATGCGATAAGCACCCGTGCCGGCCGCCCGCCATCACCGCGCGAAACATCGGGGCGTAGCTCAGCCTGGTAGAGTACTGCGTTCGGGACGCAGGAGTCGGAGGTTCGAATCCTCTCGCCCCGACCACTGATTGTGGTCGAATTCTTGGTGGTGTTCTCGACGCCAGCAGCAGAAGCCGGAACCGCGCGAGCGGCGCCGGCTTTTTTGCGTCG
Coding sequences within it:
- the ispB gene encoding octaprenyl diphosphate synthase; the encoded protein is MNLPELIAPIADDMKAVDAVIRARLDSDVVLIRTIGDYIVGAGGKRMRPALLLMVARALGYSGTDHHTLAAVVEFIHTATLLHDDVVDESDLRRGRQTANAVFGNAASVLVGDYLYSRSFEMMVDIDSMRVMAILSQATTVIAEGEVLQLLNVHDPDVSQERYLQVVRYKTAKLFEAAAQAGAVLAGATAEQEQAAAAYGRHIGTAFQLVDDVLDYGGDAEALGKNVGDDLREGKPTLPLIRVMEVGTPEQQQLVRSAIETGHADFEAVAAAIHATDALPHALDAARAEAELARQALAAYPISVYQQSLLEFCAFAVNRDR